A DNA window from Desertifilum tharense IPPAS B-1220 contains the following coding sequences:
- a CDS encoding HEAT repeat domain-containing protein: MVENRKRDSVQVHEAGKAELKRAKAIQRNDQDKPLRYLDIGTKANVDEKTVKRFFNGTSVKRSSAFAVAQALGLQLEDLIDSPEIPEPERETALDWREICNREFQKQLDINQRRRQATEKATELGIHVPLGLVERKQQSRSQSRDFSPEMGMEAYQPTLEVVEKTYQHQQFLDEIIGETGKANQKGVAIIGEPGAGKTTLLEQIGKYLQQQQALPIFIPLTNLGEKSLKEYLLTQWGEQNITPSQLEELLQTQRVWLLLDGVDEMAQASPLDAVYRQAVELQQARVVLSCRLNVWDASTKNLPDFQTFKTLEFSEEQVQQFIRQWFGEEQLWERLKESGKERLRDLVKNPLRLSLLCQTWESGQELPETQAALYERFVRYFYEWKPQEFPVTLTQREELNAALARLALEAIDKGKTRFRISQRFALRVMEEEWLNLACRLGWLNQVDRDKDTEEAFYAFYHPTFQEYFAALAVEDWSFFLTHVPENPQQGIYRIFEPQWKQVILLWLGRGDIDEEAKGAFIQALVEFEDGCKGFYHYQAYFFAAIGTAEFKDCTKVETIICQVIRWSFGYLDIKSQSWSIFPASIAKRAKTALWQTSHDKFIEQSLQLLKACLSEDVSINIIGFLGKIAVGNETAIAALIQLLSTTQSNVTRWNAASSLGKIAVGNETAIAALIQLLSTTQSDVTRWNAASSLGKIAVGNKTAIAALIQLLSTTQSDVTRWNAASSLGKIAVGNETAIAALIQLLSTTQSDVTRWNAASSLGKIAVGNETAIAALIQLLAPTRSEDIRSMAAHSLGKIAIENETAIAALVQILSTTKSASIQYNIASNLGKIAVGNETAIAALVQLLSTTQSVVIRWIAASSLGKIDVENESAIAALVQLLYTTSWDIWLNIETTFWENEIVNTFREDEIFDFVSFRLLNTTKPYGIRRNIVKTFGEIAVENETAIAALVHILYATQFEKDHIIAAKCLGQIAVRNETAIAALVHVLYTTKSENIRWSAANALERIDVGNKNAIAALFQILYSTRYEDIQLSVASILGKIYARNETAIDALVQILSTTKSESIQLSAARILGELAVVNETAIAALVQLLSITKSESIRWSAAKSLEKIAVENEGAIAALVQILSTTKSEGIRWSAASILGKIDVGNEGAIAALVQILSTTKSEGIRWNAAESLETTLITKEHYVEVVSALKDCITDEVYENNFDRFDSCYEIVWKCAQNLSYPDFYQAWHYPTLTPHPEMQETTGVGVTPEALLLNWDNFPQNLAQALKKQPEIADKISVTCIDASQFLDSDNPASEIYVKLVKAGYPRSADGTPKDLQSLKVYCELECPEACLIFYEAPSNPPPQGFSPIFLNALSRFSPANRIAIVSEKPDSSLQTFSPTHPNLIPTLIAWMRATVLED; encoded by the coding sequence ATGGTCGAAAACCGCAAGCGTGACAGCGTTCAGGTTCACGAAGCAGGAAAAGCTGAACTGAAACGAGCTAAGGCAATACAACGCAACGATCAAGATAAGCCTTTACGTTATTTAGACATTGGAACAAAAGCCAATGTAGATGAAAAGACAGTAAAGCGATTTTTTAACGGAACTTCTGTAAAGCGTAGTTCAGCCTTTGCAGTTGCTCAAGCGCTAGGCTTGCAGTTAGAAGATTTAATTGACTCACCGGAAATTCCAGAACCGGAGAGAGAAACTGCGCTTGACTGGCGGGAAATCTGCAATAGGGAGTTTCAGAAGCAACTCGACATCAACCAACGCAGGCGACAGGCGACGGAGAAGGCGACAGAGTTAGGAATTCATGTGCCTTTGGGGTTGGTGGAACGCAAGCAGCAAAGCCGTTCTCAGTCGAGGGATTTTTCGCCGGAAATGGGGATGGAGGCGTATCAACCCACCTTAGAAGTGGTGGAAAAGACGTATCAGCATCAGCAGTTCCTTGATGAGATTATTGGCGAGACGGGGAAGGCGAACCAAAAAGGGGTAGCAATTATTGGGGAGCCGGGTGCGGGGAAAACCACGCTACTCGAACAGATTGGCAAATATTTACAGCAGCAGCAAGCGTTACCGATTTTTATCCCGTTGACGAACTTGGGGGAGAAGTCGTTAAAGGAGTATCTGTTAACACAGTGGGGAGAGCAGAACATCACCCCCAGCCAGTTAGAGGAGTTGTTGCAAACTCAGCGCGTTTGGTTGTTGCTGGATGGCGTGGATGAGATGGCGCAGGCTTCCCCCTTGGATGCGGTGTATCGTCAGGCGGTGGAGTTGCAACAGGCGCGGGTGGTGTTGAGTTGTCGGCTGAATGTTTGGGATGCGAGTACGAAGAATTTACCGGATTTTCAGACGTTTAAAACGCTGGAATTTAGCGAGGAACAGGTACAGCAGTTTATTCGCCAGTGGTTTGGCGAGGAACAACTCTGGGAAAGGCTGAAGGAGTCGGGGAAGGAACGCCTGCGAGATTTGGTAAAAAATCCTTTGCGGCTATCATTGTTGTGTCAAACCTGGGAGTCTGGGCAAGAGTTACCCGAAACCCAGGCGGCGCTTTACGAACGATTTGTGCGCTATTTCTACGAGTGGAAACCGCAGGAATTTCCGGTAACGTTGACGCAACGGGAGGAGTTGAACGCAGCTTTAGCCCGGTTAGCGTTGGAAGCAATTGATAAGGGAAAAACCCGCTTTCGCATCAGTCAAAGATTTGCGCTACGGGTGATGGAGGAAGAGTGGCTAAACCTGGCGTGTCGTCTGGGTTGGCTAAACCAAGTGGATAGAGATAAGGATACAGAAGAAGCGTTTTATGCTTTCTATCATCCAACGTTTCAGGAATATTTTGCCGCGTTAGCGGTTGAGGATTGGTCATTTTTCTTAACTCACGTCCCTGAAAATCCTCAGCAGGGAATTTATCGCATCTTTGAGCCGCAATGGAAGCAGGTGATTTTATTGTGGTTAGGGCGAGGGGATATTGATGAGGAAGCGAAAGGGGCGTTTATTCAGGCATTAGTAGAGTTTGAAGATGGTTGTAAAGGCTTCTACCATTATCAAGCATATTTTTTTGCTGCTATAGGAACTGCTGAATTTAAAGATTGTACCAAGGTAGAGACAATTATTTGCCAGGTTATCAGATGGAGTTTTGGTTATTTGGATATTAAAAGTCAAAGTTGGAGTATTTTTCCAGCTTCAATTGCAAAAAGAGCTAAAACTGCTTTATGGCAAACTAGTCATGATAAGTTTATTGAACAATCACTCCAATTACTTAAGGCCTGTTTAAGTGAAGATGTTTCTATTAATATCATCGGATTTTTAGGGAAAATAGCAGTGGGAAATGAAACTGCGATCGCGGCTTTAATCCAACTTTTATCCACTACTCAATCTAATGTTACCCGGTGGAATGCTGCCAGTAGCTTAGGGAAAATAGCAGTCGGAAATGAAACTGCAATCGCGGCTTTAATCCAACTTTTATCCACTACTCAATCTGATGTTACCCGGTGGAATGCTGCCAGTAGCTTAGGGAAAATAGCAGTCGGAAATAAAACTGCAATCGCGGCTTTAATCCAACTTTTATCCACTACTCAATCTGATGTTACCCGGTGGAATGCTGCCAGTAGCTTAGGGAAAATAGCAGTCGGAAATGAAACTGCGATCGCGGCTTTAATCCAACTTTTATCCACTACTCAATCTGATGTTACCCGGTGGAATGCTGCCAGTAGCTTAGGGAAAATAGCAGTCGGAAATGAAACTGCGATCGCGGCTTTAATCCAACTTTTAGCACCCACTAGATCTGAGGATATCCGGAGTATGGCTGCCCATAGTTTAGGGAAAATAGCAATCGAAAATGAAACTGCGATCGCGGCTTTAGTCCAAATTTTATCCACTACTAAATCTGCAAGTATCCAGTATAATATTGCCAGTAACTTAGGGAAAATAGCAGTCGGAAATGAAACTGCAATCGCGGCTTTAGTCCAACTTTTATCCACCACTCAATCTGTGGTTATTCGGTGGATTGCTGCCAGTAGCTTAGGGAAAATTGATGTGGAAAATGAAAGTGCGATCGCTGCATTAGTCCAGCTTTTATACACTACTAGCTGGGATATCTGGCTTAATATTGAAACGACTTTTTGGGAAAATGAAATTGTAAATACTTTTCGGGAAGATGAAATTTTTGACTTTGTATCATTCCGGCTTTTAAACACTACTAAACCTTATGGTATCCGGCGTAATATTGTCAAGACTTTTGGGGAAATAGCAGTGGAAAATGAAACTGCGATCGCGGCTTTAGTTCATATTTTATACGCCACTCAATTTGAGAAAGACCACATTATTGCTGCCAAGTGTTTAGGGCAAATAGCAGTGAGAAATGAAACTGCGATCGCGGCTTTAGTTCATGTTTTATACACTACTAAATCTGAAAATATTCGATGGAGTGCTGCCAATGCTTTAGAAAGAATTGATGTAGGAAATAAAAATGCGATCGCTGCATTATTCCAGATTTTATACTCTACTAGGTATGAGGATATCCAGTTAAGTGTTGCCAGTATTTTAGGTAAAATTTATGCAAGAAATGAAACTGCTATCGATGCGTTAGTTCAAATTTTATCCACTACTAAATCTGAGAGTATCCAGTTGAGTGCTGCCAGAATTCTAGGAGAGTTGGCAGTAGTAAATGAAACTGCTATCGCGGCTTTAGTTCAACTTTTATCCATTACTAAATCTGAGAGTATCCGGTGGAGTGCTGCCAAGAGTTTAGAAAAAATAGCAGTAGAGAATGAAGGTGCTATCGCGGCTTTAGTCCAAATTTTATCCACTACTAAATCTGAGGGTATCCGGTGGAGTGCTGCCAGTATCTTAGGGAAAATTGATGTAGGGAATGAAGGTGCTATCGCGGCTTTAGTCCAAATTTTATCCACTACTAAATCTGAGGGTATCCGGTGGAATGCTGCCGAGAGTTTAGAGACAACTCTCATAACAAAAGAACATTATGTTGAAGTAGTTTCAGCGTTGAAAGACTGTATTACTGATGAGGTTTATGAAAATAACTTCGATCGATTTGATAGCTGCTACGAAATTGTCTGGAAATGCGCCCAAAATCTCTCTTATCCCGACTTCTATCAAGCATGGCATTATCCCACCCTGACACCCCATCCTGAGATGCAAGAAACTACAGGCGTTGGCGTTACACCTGAAGCCCTTCTCCTCAACTGGGATAACTTCCCCCAAAACCTCGCCCAAGCCCTAAAAAAACAACCCGAAATTGCCGATAAAATCTCAGTAACTTGCATCGATGCTAGCCAATTCCTCGACTCTGATAACCCTGCCTCAGAAATTTATGTCAAATTGGTGAAAGCAGGCTATCCCCGAAGTGCGGATGGAACGCCGAAAGATTTGCAAAGCCTGAAAGTTTATTGCGAACTCGAATGTCCTGAAGCTTGTCTAATCTTTTACGAAGCCCCCAGCAACCCGCCACCCCAAGGGTTTAGCCCCATTTTCCTCAACGCCCTCAGCAGATTTTCCCCAGCCAACCGCATCGCCATTGTTAGCGAAAAACCCGATAGTTCTTTGCAAACCTTCTCCCCCACTCACCCTAACCTCATCCCCACCCTCATCGCCTGGATGCGCGCTACAGTTCTAGAAGATTGA
- a CDS encoding PAS domain S-box protein: MHSTETFTQPAMANFQADNPSEGHRIHQAFTSHREPDIEPPARISRLLTAFAQATQLVLGSPATREALHSALAMLGEAIAVNCCYLLRLYAGEIPEQWQAQVESTWFSTENAASAIAPYPVNAQWYATLAAQQPIKGFLPDFSLLHCSWWETRNVCSFIWFPVFFKDNLWGVLGFEDCQSQRQWTTEEETLLGSFATTVGAAIANAQLSLTLQQNESRLQRISVNLPGVIFQSQRYDNGSCRMCYISPTCRELFELEPEVIQARNEVLLELIHQGDREDHDRRLMHSMQTLEPFYWEGRIVTHSGRLKWIQCASRPERQSDRSVLWDGVVLEISERKRSEEALRLSEARNRALIEATPDLMFRIRADGTYLDAKADKAYQIILPPQEIIGKNLFDVLPREAAEERMANIQRALATGQTQLYEYQLFIQGQWRDYEGRIVVSGADEVLVIVRDISDRKEFEKQLKEREAQYRSIFEATTDGIIISDPETGQVIETNPACCAMHGYTYEEFIGLYPQAFIHPDHFHLFYEYRQTVQAGGQFYRRTVDLRKDGTPFPVEVRGIQFEYNGKPHLLAILRDITEQVRSEQLQQEQEVQYRSMFEASRDALFVNELDGTLVEVNPAACEIFGYPYDELIKLKPDAYIHPDYHHLLGEYFATIQAGGEYRTQAIDIRKDGSLFHVDVLGTRFIYKGKPHILGVIRDITAQVQAQQALQESEEKFATAFRSSPYPCTISLLENARFIEVNDRFLEVTGYCLEEVIGRTAFELSIWDDPSDRAYLVEALQATGAVRDRELTLLTKQGERRTVLFSAEMIVLGGQQCWLCVVNDISERKQAEAQLQIAAQRDRLFAKITSQIHQSLKLDCIFDTTVREVRQFLGADRVYIAHIDTQGTYGEVVAESVDPAWISLYGQTTNNTDYLNEIRGLFAQHQVRAIDDVTQIEAPPNIAQHYADYQVKSTISVPVWLGDEVFGVLVAHQCSHARHWEAMHKDLLEALSTQVAIAIKQAQLTAGLERTVAERTAQLQEKYAELLKLNQLKDIFLHAVSHDLRTPVTGWLLVLQNLLKATDNKPDSPPSIPIPRSVLERMVQSSHAQLHLINSLLETAASEIRGIVLSPKPTQLNEVIQGLAADLEPLIIKHQASLVQNLPENLPLVEVDCPQLRRVFENLIGNALKHNPPGIKIEIGAEVIVAESSVIRFSLTDNGVGMSPEDCATVFQLYVRGQTSRHSPGLGLGLYLCRQIITAHGGEIGVDSTLGVGTTFWFTIPV; this comes from the coding sequence ATGCATTCCACTGAAACCTTCACTCAACCTGCGATGGCGAACTTCCAAGCAGACAATCCCTCCGAGGGTCATAGAATTCATCAGGCTTTTACCTCCCATCGAGAACCGGACATTGAACCTCCTGCAAGGATTTCTCGGTTGTTGACGGCTTTTGCCCAAGCGACTCAGTTGGTTTTGGGTTCCCCGGCGACACGGGAAGCGCTACATTCAGCTTTGGCGATGCTTGGGGAAGCGATCGCAGTTAACTGTTGTTATCTTTTACGCCTCTATGCTGGGGAAATTCCGGAACAATGGCAAGCCCAAGTTGAAAGTACGTGGTTCAGCACGGAAAATGCAGCATCGGCGATCGCACCTTATCCGGTTAATGCCCAATGGTACGCCACGTTAGCTGCCCAGCAACCGATTAAAGGCTTTTTACCCGATTTTTCGCTATTGCATTGCAGTTGGTGGGAAACGCGCAACGTTTGTTCGTTTATCTGGTTTCCCGTCTTCTTTAAGGATAACCTTTGGGGAGTTTTGGGGTTTGAAGATTGCCAAAGCCAGCGCCAGTGGACGACGGAAGAAGAAACGCTTCTGGGCAGTTTTGCTACAACGGTGGGGGCGGCGATCGCCAACGCCCAACTCTCCCTGACGTTACAACAAAATGAATCGCGCTTGCAACGCATTAGCGTCAACCTGCCCGGTGTCATCTTTCAGTCACAGCGCTACGATAACGGCAGTTGCAGGATGTGCTACATCAGTCCGACGTGTCGGGAACTGTTTGAACTCGAACCGGAAGTTATCCAAGCTAGGAACGAAGTGCTGCTAGAGTTAATTCATCAGGGCGATCGCGAAGATCACGACCGTCGGCTGATGCACTCAATGCAGACGCTAGAACCCTTCTATTGGGAAGGACGCATTGTCACCCATTCCGGACGGTTAAAGTGGATTCAATGCGCTTCTCGCCCCGAACGTCAAAGCGATCGCTCTGTACTCTGGGATGGGGTTGTTTTAGAGATTAGCGAACGCAAGCGATCTGAAGAAGCCTTGCGACTCAGCGAAGCCAGAAACCGGGCTTTAATTGAAGCCACTCCCGACTTAATGTTTCGCATCCGCGCTGATGGCACCTATCTGGATGCAAAGGCGGATAAAGCCTATCAGATTATCTTGCCCCCTCAAGAAATTATCGGCAAAAACCTATTTGATGTCCTTCCCCGCGAAGCCGCCGAAGAACGGATGGCGAACATTCAACGCGCCCTCGCCACCGGACAAACCCAATTATACGAATACCAACTGTTCATTCAAGGACAATGGCGAGACTACGAAGGGCGGATCGTTGTTAGCGGTGCCGATGAAGTCTTAGTTATCGTTCGCGATATTAGCGATCGCAAAGAATTTGAAAAACAACTCAAAGAACGCGAAGCCCAGTATCGTAGCATCTTTGAAGCCACCACTGATGGGATTATCATCAGCGATCCCGAAACCGGACAAGTGATAGAAACCAACCCCGCCTGCTGTGCAATGCACGGCTATACCTACGAAGAATTTATTGGCTTATATCCCCAAGCTTTTATTCATCCGGATCATTTTCATCTATTTTATGAGTATCGCCAAACTGTGCAAGCCGGAGGACAGTTTTATCGCCGCACGGTAGACCTTCGCAAGGATGGAACGCCCTTCCCGGTTGAAGTTCGGGGTATCCAGTTTGAGTACAACGGCAAACCCCATCTCCTGGCTATCCTACGCGACATTACCGAACAAGTGCGATCGGAACAACTGCAACAGGAACAGGAAGTTCAATATCGCAGTATGTTTGAAGCCAGTCGCGATGCCCTATTTGTCAATGAGTTAGATGGCACCTTGGTAGAAGTTAATCCCGCCGCGTGCGAAATCTTTGGTTATCCCTATGACGAACTGATTAAACTCAAACCCGATGCCTATATTCATCCTGACTATCATCACCTGTTAGGCGAGTATTTCGCGACCATTCAGGCGGGGGGCGAATATCGCACCCAAGCGATCGATATTCGCAAAGATGGAAGTTTATTCCATGTGGATGTTTTGGGAACGCGGTTTATTTACAAAGGCAAACCGCATATCTTAGGGGTGATTCGCGATATTACCGCCCAGGTTCAAGCCCAGCAAGCCTTGCAAGAATCAGAAGAAAAGTTTGCAACCGCCTTTCGTTCCAGCCCTTATCCCTGCACGATCAGCCTTTTAGAAAATGCCCGGTTTATTGAAGTCAACGATCGCTTTTTAGAAGTCACCGGCTATTGTCTAGAAGAGGTGATTGGGCGAACCGCCTTTGAACTCAGTATTTGGGACGATCCCAGCGATCGCGCTTACTTAGTGGAGGCTTTGCAGGCGACGGGGGCGGTTCGCGATCGCGAGTTAACTTTACTAACAAAACAAGGCGAACGGCGAACGGTTTTATTCTCCGCAGAAATGATCGTCTTAGGCGGGCAACAATGCTGGTTATGCGTTGTTAACGATATTAGCGAACGCAAGCAAGCCGAAGCCCAATTGCAAATTGCAGCCCAGCGCGATCGCCTGTTTGCCAAAATTACCTCGCAGATTCACCAATCCCTGAAACTCGATTGTATTTTTGATACCACCGTTCGCGAAGTGCGGCAATTTTTAGGGGCCGATCGCGTCTATATTGCCCACATCGACACCCAAGGCACCTACGGCGAAGTGGTTGCAGAATCCGTCGATCCGGCTTGGATTTCCCTGTATGGACAAACCACCAACAATACAGACTACCTGAACGAAATTCGCGGCCTGTTTGCTCAACATCAAGTGCGGGCCATTGATGATGTCACTCAAATTGAAGCGCCACCCAATATCGCCCAACATTACGCCGACTATCAAGTCAAATCGACGATTAGCGTTCCCGTTTGGTTAGGCGATGAAGTCTTTGGGGTTCTCGTCGCCCATCAATGCAGCCATGCGCGCCACTGGGAAGCGATGCACAAGGACTTACTAGAAGCCTTATCCACCCAAGTTGCGATCGCCATCAAGCAAGCCCAACTCACCGCCGGATTAGAACGAACTGTCGCCGAACGGACCGCCCAACTTCAAGAGAAATACGCCGAACTCCTCAAACTCAACCAACTCAAAGATATTTTCCTCCATGCTGTTTCCCACGATCTCCGCACCCCCGTAACTGGGTGGTTGCTGGTGTTGCAAAACCTCCTAAAAGCCACAGACAATAAACCCGATTCACCTCCCTCTATTCCCATTCCGCGTTCAGTTTTAGAACGCATGGTACAAAGCAGCCACGCCCAACTGCATCTCATTAACTCTTTATTAGAAACCGCCGCCTCGGAAATTCGGGGAATTGTGCTTTCCCCCAAACCCACGCAACTCAATGAGGTCATTCAAGGTTTAGCTGCCGATTTGGAACCCTTAATTATCAAACATCAAGCGTCCTTAGTCCAAAATTTACCTGAGAATTTACCCCTTGTTGAGGTTGATTGTCCCCAACTGCGGCGCGTCTTTGAAAACTTAATCGGAAATGCCCTCAAGCACAATCCACCGGGCATCAAAATCGAGATTGGGGCTGAAGTTATCGTTGCTGAATCTTCTGTTATCCGCTTTTCCCTTACAGATAACGGGGTGGGAATGTCCCCAGAAGATTGTGCTACTGTCTTTCAACTCTACGTCCGAGGTCAAACCTCAAGACACTCCCCCGGTTTAGGCTTAGGCTTATACCTCTGTCGCCAAATTATCACCGCCCACGGTGGCGAAATTGGTGTAGACAGTACGCTTGGTGTGGGGACAACGTTCTGGTTTACGATACCTGTTTAG
- a CDS encoding NADP-dependent isocitrate dehydrogenase, whose translation MYEKLTPPTTGSKITFENGEPIVPDDPIIPFIRGDGTGIDLWPASQKVFDAAVQAAYGGKREINWFKVYAGDEACDKYGTYQYLPQDTLDAIKEYGVAIKGPLTTPVGGGIRSLNVALRQIFDLYACVRPCRYYTGTPSPHKSPEQLDVIIYRENTEDIYLGIEWREGNELGKKLIDYLNNELIPATPEHGKKQIRLDSGIGIKPISKTGSQRLVKRAIQNALRLPKHKQMVTLVHKGNIMKYTEGAFRDWGYELATTEFREECVTERESWILDNQERNPNLSIEENARKIDPGYDSLTPEKRAEICKEVESVLNSIGETHGKGQWKDKIMVNDRIADSIFQQIQTRPGEYSILATMNLNGDYLSDAAAAIVGGLGMGPGANIGDECAIFEATHGTAPKHAGLDRVNPGSLILSGVMMLEYMGWQEAADLIKKGLATAISNREVTYDLARLMEPPVEPPLKCSEFADAIIRNFS comes from the coding sequence ATGTACGAAAAATTGACACCTCCCACTACGGGATCGAAAATTACCTTTGAAAATGGCGAACCCATCGTTCCCGACGACCCGATTATTCCCTTCATTCGGGGCGATGGTACGGGAATTGATTTATGGCCTGCTTCGCAAAAAGTCTTTGATGCAGCAGTCCAGGCGGCTTACGGCGGCAAACGGGAAATTAACTGGTTTAAAGTCTACGCTGGAGACGAGGCGTGTGACAAATATGGAACGTACCAATACCTACCACAAGATACCCTAGATGCCATCAAAGAGTATGGGGTTGCCATCAAAGGGCCGTTAACCACGCCAGTTGGGGGGGGAATTCGGTCTTTAAACGTGGCATTGCGGCAAATTTTTGACCTCTACGCCTGCGTGCGGCCTTGTCGTTACTATACCGGAACGCCCTCTCCTCACAAATCTCCCGAACAGTTGGATGTAATTATTTATCGGGAGAATACCGAAGATATCTATTTAGGGATTGAGTGGCGCGAGGGTAACGAACTCGGCAAAAAGCTGATTGACTATTTAAATAACGAACTCATCCCCGCAACGCCAGAACATGGCAAAAAGCAAATTCGCCTTGATTCTGGGATTGGCATTAAACCCATTAGTAAAACGGGTTCTCAGCGCCTGGTGAAACGGGCGATTCAGAATGCGTTGCGCCTCCCCAAGCACAAGCAGATGGTAACGCTGGTGCATAAGGGCAACATTATGAAGTATACCGAGGGTGCCTTCCGCGATTGGGGCTACGAACTGGCCACCACCGAGTTTAGAGAAGAATGCGTCACAGAAAGAGAGTCATGGATTCTGGACAATCAGGAACGCAACCCAAACCTCTCCATTGAAGAGAATGCTCGGAAAATCGATCCGGGTTATGACAGTTTAACCCCAGAGAAGCGGGCGGAAATCTGCAAAGAAGTGGAAAGCGTTCTCAACTCCATCGGCGAAACCCACGGGAAAGGTCAGTGGAAAGACAAAATTATGGTCAATGACCGCATTGCCGATAGTATTTTCCAACAAATTCAGACCCGACCTGGAGAATATTCGATTCTGGCAACCATGAACCTCAATGGCGATTATCTCTCGGATGCGGCTGCTGCGATCGTTGGCGGTTTGGGGATGGGGCCTGGGGCAAATATTGGGGATGAGTGTGCTATTTTTGAAGCGACTCATGGAACGGCCCCGAAACACGCCGGGTTAGACCGCGTTAACCCCGGTTCGTTGATTCTCTCTGGGGTGATGATGTTGGAATATATGGGATGGCAGGAAGCGGCAGATTTAATCAAAAAAGGTCTAGCCACTGCCATTTCTAACCGCGAGGTGACATACGATTTGGCGCGGTTGATGGAACCCCCAGTCGAACCCCCGCTGAAGTGTTCCGAATTTGCAGACGCCATTATTCGCAATTTCAGCTAG
- a CDS encoding GNAT family N-acetyltransferase: protein MLTITVRPYAGAKDLEPIANLFNLCDAADRFDNWTTVTELQEDFTEPSLDPQRDIRIWENSEGELIAFASLWISEANQDNIVDGYLWFRVHPTIRKSDRTHEAIAWAEKRLREVASSRHVQVNLRVSLRSTQQDLQAILQSCGLRCDRYFYRMARSLLLPLPQPQLPQGFTLRAVRGESEIEAWVDLFNDSFIDHWNHHPLTVERWQPELRSLHYRPELDLVAVADNGTLAAFCHCTIYPEHNQAKGRKEGWIGELGTRRGFRKRGLGRAMLLAGMHQLKAVGMDTALLGVDTTNPSGALKLYESVGFSQVLTHHIFVKTL, encoded by the coding sequence ATGTTGACCATTACTGTACGCCCTTATGCGGGCGCAAAAGATTTAGAGCCGATCGCAAACCTATTCAATCTGTGCGATGCGGCAGATCGGTTTGACAATTGGACAACCGTTACAGAACTTCAAGAAGATTTTACAGAGCCTAGCCTCGATCCACAGCGCGATATCCGGATTTGGGAAAATTCAGAAGGTGAGTTGATTGCCTTTGCTTCCCTGTGGATTTCTGAGGCAAATCAAGACAATATTGTGGATGGATACCTCTGGTTCCGCGTGCATCCCACGATACGAAAAAGCGATCGCACCCATGAGGCGATCGCCTGGGCCGAAAAACGACTGCGAGAAGTTGCAAGTTCGCGTCATGTGCAAGTTAATTTGCGAGTGAGTCTGCGTTCCACCCAACAAGACTTACAAGCAATACTACAATCTTGTGGTTTAAGGTGCGATCGCTATTTCTATCGCATGGCGCGATCGCTCCTCCTCCCCCTCCCTCAACCCCAACTTCCCCAAGGCTTTACCCTGCGTGCCGTTCGGGGAGAATCAGAAATTGAAGCTTGGGTGGACTTATTTAACGACTCCTTTATCGATCACTGGAACCACCACCCCCTAACCGTTGAACGCTGGCAGCCAGAATTGCGATCGCTGCATTACCGGCCCGAACTCGATCTCGTCGCCGTTGCAGATAACGGTACCCTCGCCGCCTTCTGTCATTGCACCATCTACCCCGAACACAACCAAGCCAAAGGACGTAAAGAAGGTTGGATCGGTGAATTAGGCACCCGTCGCGGCTTCCGCAAGCGCGGTTTAGGACGAGCCATGTTACTGGCTGGAATGCACCAACTCAAAGCAGTTGGGATGGATACAGCACTGTTAGGCGTAGACACCACTAACCCCTCCGGTGCGTTAAAACTCTACGAGTCTGTAGGCTTCTCTCAAGTCCTCACCCATCACATCTTTGTTAAGACCTTGTAA
- a CDS encoding DUF6887 family protein yields MTYDALSLDELRQYVLAHREDVNAFQAYIDRSKSAGRMIAIDPSDPEWEVKLENRIHQATSDEAGSN; encoded by the coding sequence GTGACCTATGATGCACTGAGTTTAGATGAGCTACGGCAGTATGTCCTCGCCCATAGAGAGGATGTTAATGCTTTTCAGGCGTATATCGATCGTTCAAAGTCGGCGGGACGAATGATTGCGATCGATCCTAGCGATCCGGAATGGGAGGTAAAGTTAGAAAACAGGATTCATCAGGCGACTTCAGATGAAGCAGGATCGAATTAG